One segment of Deltaproteobacteria bacterium GWA2_45_12 DNA contains the following:
- a CDS encoding transcription elongation factor GreB, translating to MSKAFVKESDNNQEDDELLKLPPIPAGSKNYITPRGAKKLTDELRHLLHTERPKLTEVIAWAAGNGDRSENADYIYGKRRLREIDRRIRFLEKRIEAFDVIDPASIRSDIILFGATVTVCDEEGNEKTYSIVGIDESEASRGHISWISPLARALLKSKKGDVVTFPSPKGIREIEVIKIVYEEIK from the coding sequence ATGAGTAAAGCCTTTGTCAAAGAATCAGATAACAATCAGGAAGATGATGAACTCCTCAAACTGCCTCCCATTCCTGCCGGTTCCAAAAATTATATTACCCCGCGCGGAGCTAAAAAGCTTACTGATGAATTGCGCCATTTGTTGCACACCGAGAGGCCTAAACTTACCGAAGTCATTGCCTGGGCGGCGGGCAATGGGGACCGGTCGGAAAATGCCGATTATATTTATGGGAAAAGACGCCTGCGTGAAATTGACCGCCGCATCCGTTTTTTGGAAAAGCGGATCGAGGCTTTTGATGTGATTGATCCTGCCAGCATTCGATCCGACATCATTCTTTTTGGAGCCACCGTCACCGTCTGTGATGAAGAAGGCAACGAAAAAACTTATTCCATTGTAGGCATTGACGAATCAGAGGCCTCTCGCGGGCACATCAGCTGGATTTCCCCCCTGGCACGGGCCCTTCTTAAGTCCAAAAAAGGGGATGTGGTCACCTTCCCCTCGCCCAAGGGGATAAGGGAAATTGAGGTAATAAAAATCGTGTATGAAGAGATAAAATGA
- a CDS encoding twitching motility protein PilT — protein sequence MILLDTHTWVWWLTHPEKVSLSAQQTIKQATKEGEVGISAISCWEVAMLVAKGRLGFSVDVEAWVEKALSLGEMKLLELTPQIAIRATRLPGDFHGDPADRFLISTAMTHGIVLVTKDEAIHKYPHCRSIW from the coding sequence ATGATTTTGTTGGATACCCATACATGGGTGTGGTGGCTGACACATCCGGAAAAAGTTTCTTTAAGCGCGCAGCAAACCATCAAACAGGCAACCAAAGAGGGGGAAGTGGGAATTTCTGCCATATCCTGTTGGGAAGTGGCCATGCTTGTGGCCAAAGGACGCCTTGGTTTTTCGGTGGATGTTGAGGCTTGGGTTGAAAAAGCACTTTCTCTTGGTGAGATGAAATTGCTGGAATTAACGCCTCAAATTGCCATTCGGGCTACCAGGCTTCCGGGTGATTTTCATGGGGACCCCGCTGACCGTTTTCTTATTTCCACAGCCATGACTCATGGCATTGTCCTTGTGACCAAGGACGAAGCAATCCATAAATACCCTCACTGCCGTTCGATTTGGTGA